In Poecile atricapillus isolate bPoeAtr1 chromosome 1, bPoeAtr1.hap1, whole genome shotgun sequence, the sequence TTTGTACAAATGGCTGGTTGCCATCTGAGGGAAGCAGTAACCACACCTGCTGCTGACAGAGGGCTTTGCCCTTCAGACTTTTGTGGGGAGGTATGAGCTGCTACTTCTGATCCAGGGAGCCCTGCTGATTCCTCTCTGGGTGAGGAGTGTTATCCAGCCCTCCCAAGGCTTCAGTGAGGTGGGATCACATGAGGCCTACCATTTCTGGATGCCAGAGTCACTGGTGTTATGGTTTTagcttccctgcagctcctgggggtgTCCAGGATAGGCCTTGCATTTGGGAAGGTTAGGGAGTAGGTTAAACTCACAGGGTTATGAGTGGGTGCTGGATGAAGAGATTCCTTGTGGTTTGTGCCCTTCCCATGCCAACCAGCTGCAGCCAGAACCATTGATCTTCCTGTTAAAGAGAGGGAGGTAAAGTCTGTGGGGGCacactgctctgcagtgaggGTGTCAACAAATTACAAGGATCCCTCCTGGTGTGGAAATTCTGGGTATATGGCACACATGTGTGAAGGCACACTCTTTCCAACACACAAATAATCATGTTGCTTTCTTTTGCAGAAACCTCAGTGCTCTGAACAAAAAGTCCTTCCACAGGAAGGCCTCTTCTGAAAGCTTCCTCCTGGACTCTCGCTGTTGGTTTCTCCTCTGCATCTTTCTTACGTGTCAACTCTTCATTAATTACGTCTTCAAATAAAATCACTACGTTTGGCAGCAATAATGATCACTGGCTGCAGGAGGGGGCCACTCACGCAAGGAGCCCAGCGAGGCACCAAAGCACTTTAGAACCAACATGGCAGAGGTGGAAGGAAGTGGAAAAACGAGGTTAAAAAGGGACTTAGGAACCTGCAAAACTTTGTTCCTGCAGATTACGTCATTTTTGCCTTTTACATGTACATCTTCAAGGACCTCTTAACCTGTATGGGCCTTAATGCTGAAGCCAAATGTAGCTTTAATTGTGCAATTTGTTTTCTATGTTTTGTCATTTTCTGATGCAATTAATAATTACCCAGCAGTATTGGTAACCCCAAAATGGTAATCACCTCAACATTTTGGAAAAGTCACGGTGGCCTGGGTTATAGCTCCAGGAGTGAGGGagagcagctgaggagctgtAAAGAACTGATGTCCACGGTGCCTGTCCGGCTGCCTTTAATTACAGGAAGGAGAACACTTGGTCCAAAAAATCCAGCCCCAGGATATTAAGTCATGATCTGTTTAGTCAGCCCAAGCAGAATGGGACCTCAggatgtgttttattttccattccaCAGAAACTGTAAATATACACAATTTCCTAGAGCCATTATTCTTTAGGAAATGGGAAGTATTCAGTGAAAGCTCCTCGCCTGTTTACGGAGCTGACTGGTGTCCTGGGTCTAGCCCATCGAGTGTGATGCCAGACACGCACGCCTGTTTGTAAAACATGGTCACTtactattattgttattatttgcTATATGGCTGTTTTATAATACCACACACTAGCATTGTAGAGAGAAATCCACTGCCCCAGCATAGGTGAGAAGGATGGGAGCGATGTAGGTGTACATGTGTTCGGTCTTAGGCACATTTATAGTTAAAGGTCAGGAAAGGGAGAGTTTTGCCACTGCATTGTTCAACCCTGTTAATAGTCTTCCTATTTTACaccattttttaaagatttgcAATATTTTCTGTAGACTGCAGACAATACTAAGCCTTTCTTTTCTGGCCTGAAGTAGTTCCAAGTGGTAAGTTCTGCTATATATACAGCCTTAAAATTCTTAGTGGTGGTGCCATTCTGGGCTATCTTTCAATGTAAATGTTTCCAAATTTTTAAGTACATTCCTCGTCATATTCCCCAGTTAGGGGAAACCTGTTTGTGCTTGATATGTTGAAATAAAACTACACACAACTTTCAGTGGCAGTCTATCTGACAaattattttggggtttgtgtttGATATACTTTACGTTTGATACTTGTATTTTACAAGTAAATCACTTTTTAGAGGAAAATCAACAGGAAATTGCCTCCAAGAATGTCAGACCTGGGTCATAGGTTAGAATAGCAATAGCAGTTTTATACCCCTCTGGCTGAAATTGTCAGAAATTGTCTGAAATTGTCTTCTAATTGTAGCAACTTCCACAGAAAGAGAAATGGTTCCTTTGATTTTCACTGTTGTACATGGAAATGTACAAACTTGTCTTGAACTTAGGAAACCTTTATATCAAAGACTTTAGGATAGTGAGCAGATTGTTCCACGGAGAGAACTACAGCTCTCTGATATGAACAGGCAGGGTAAGAGCCAGCATCTGGAAGCTGACATTCAGGAAACTTATCACAAATAGTAATGGGTGAGAGTAGCTTTGTTATTGGCAAAAGTCTccagaaaaccaaaatattcttCACCCTTGAGGAAACGTCCTTGAAGAATATCAACATTACTGATCCAGATTAGGTGCCTTTTTGAAGGACATCATCCTAGTGCTTACTCTTTCTTACATGCAGACTTACTCTTTCTGAGGAAGTCTGACCTGTGCTACATGGTGTAAAACTCAGAGAGGGGGAGTTGCCTCTGCCTGCCAGAAGTATGTGGCTTCAAAGTGCTCCTGGTTGGGATACATCCAAGTGTTAGGATGTAAAACTGTATAAACATACCCACTGTGGAAACATATCTCCTTTGATACTTCAGCAAATCAGCACGTCTCTGGCCTGTCAGCACAGCCTTCCTCATCACACTCATCCTCCTTTGGGACATGTGTTTGAGTTATGGAGAGGAGCTTCTCCACTTCTGTAGGGCTGTTTTACATGCCTTAGGTACATCTGTATTCTGGCTTTGGGAATGGGtaacaaacaacaacagaagaaaacccaaacaacccaagCTCCCCTGAACCAAAGAgaagcagggctgagcaggaaGGCTTTAGTTGTTCTCAGTGTGAGTACTGGAAATTGTTTGGATTATTTCAGTTTTACCAAGCTACGGAGCCACAGGAATTTTCACTAGGACTTGTAGTTGATAAATAAACAGCTACCATAAGAGCAGCAGTTCAGTGAGAGAAAGTAGCAACATTCACAAACTAATTAAGTACCAGCACAGGAAGAGTTTCCAACTTTTAGGGCTGCTGCCACAGAGGTTATACAATAATCCAAAAAGGAACAGCCTATGAATCCTTGTGCCATTAATTTTAATCCAATTTCAGCATCTGGAGGTGAACGTTCCTACATGCCAGATATATGCACATGGGAAATGAAAAGTATTCTTGAGGAAAATCATGGCCAGAAACGTTGTTTCTCTAGGAGGAATAACTGCTGAGGAGAAACGCGGGAGCCCTTTTAAGGCTTTAGAACACCCGGTCATATGCACTTCGCTTGCTCAGTGTTGGAAAAATTCTCCTTACAGCCTTTCACTCTGCTTTGTGTGAACAGGGGTCAGCATCCCTTCAGCGCCTGAGTTTTAGGGGAAACAAACGAGGCTATTTTCTGAGGCGGGTTTTGTGCATCCCACAGTGGGACgggagggcggggggggggcACCGCCTCCCGTGCGCACAGCCCCACCCGCGGGGATAAAAGCGTCggctcagctggggctcccAAAGCGATGGGCGCCGTCATGGGAGCCGGGCGAGCGGtgggactgctgctgctgctggtgagtgCCGGGTGGGGCTCTGGCAGGGGCCGCTCTCTGTCGGTACGGGCTCGTCCTCCTGCCCGCCGCCCAGACAGAACCCACATCCCGTatattgaggggaaaaaagtcttcCTCTAGTGTGAAGGAGCCTTGTGGGTTTTTCTAGCCTTTTCTTCTTCAAGAGACTTCAGTAACTTTCCCGAACTTTTTGTTCGTGTTTGGTGTCTCGGGGAATTTCCTGCGGCAGCGCCGCTACTGTGAACCCAGAGCCCTCAGGGAATGCGCACCTCCGCATCCCTCTCTAATGCACTCACTGCCAcccttccctttctcctccggaaaaaaaaaaaaagttacaagcAAGAAGTGAGTTCTTTAATGGTCCTTGTGCTATTTAACTGTGAAATTAGAAGTTTTCTCGGCTCCCCACAGTTACGAGGAAGACATTGAGTCTACAGCGGAGAGAGTTGAAAAAGCGGGACCCTCTTGGTTTTAGCTTAGAAGTTCCCCACTGGTGGCAATTAGTGTCGGGGAGCTCGGCGGCcccctcttcccttcctcctccttttgtTCTAGAGGTTTCTTTCGTGTGTCTCGTGAGGGATGTGACTCAGGTGTACCAGCACCGAGCTTGCGCTCTTTAGAGGCACCTGTCACTGGCGCAGGAGCTCTGCCGAGGAGTGCACGGCCTGCACGGTTCTTCCTCCcgaaaagagagaaaaaaaaaaagaaaaaagaaacaaaaaatcatacCCGGTGCCCCCCGCATTGTTAATGACtcagcttttctccaggctcagaCTGGAGGCAGGAGACGTGTTGGATGAGAGGGCGTTTCCTCAAGTTTGCTTGAGCAAGACTAGCACTGATTCCGATGAATTAAAAAggtgggggaagggaaaaaggcaCAACGCAGAAACCTTGGAGTCTGAAGTTCAAGTGCAGTGAGCTAGTGGAGAGAAAACGAAAGTTTATATGGAGGCAGGAATGTTTAGCAATAGTTGCCTAAAACCCATTAGCCGCTGCATGGTGCTGCCTTAACTCCACCTTTGTGTTGGCAATTACTGCTGACAAGTAAGTGAGCAGCGCTTAGCAGAAATTAGTTTGGGTTTCCTCTGTGGCTTCCCATAAACTACTGAATGTGTTTCCAAGCCTTTACAAGTTAATCCCCAAGATAGTTATCGTGTCCTGGGAGGATGAATCACTCTAGCTGCCTGTTTGCTATAGGTTATGCTACTGACGATGCCTGGAGCCCAAGCGAACTGTGGGGAGACAGAGTACTCCCATCAAGGTCTCTGCTGTGTATTTTGTGAAGCAGGTAAGACTTTGAGTAGTTACAGCTGATAGCTATTGTTTCTTAGATTGCATCTCATGAAAGTCTAAGCCTGGTTGAAGCTGTGGTGACTTCTTGGTGCTCTAAAGGCTGGGCTCTATTTTGAAGTGAGAGCCCCTTAATGCAACAGCTGATGACTGGGAGAGGTGCTTTGGCATCAAGCCAGGAAGCATCTGCTTGTGTTTGAGGTAATTTAGTTAACACAAAGGATGGCCTTAGGGGAAATTGTGATATTTCTGTGTCTATAGGCAAAACTTCAGTATGGTTTTGCTCTCCCCTCCTTGCACAATGTGTGCAGAGTTAACAAGTTTTGCACCAAGACAAAACCTCTTCTAAGTATCAGAAACTTACTGGTGCTTTTAggtgggagaaaaaaagtttattgAAAGCAATTCTCCCTGAGATTGCCCCATTCCTTCAGCAGTGGTGTGTCTACAtggctccctgagctgctgcagttgACTCATCCTTGGAAATGTGCCTCCTGactctcctgtgctgctccGTTTGTGTGGCATGCAAGGAAGGGTTGAACTCTCTCCAGAAACCTGTGTTGTAATATCCTGGCTTAGCATTTTGTCAAAAGATCCCCTgagattgctgctgctgccagttcTCTTCTTCCACAGGTACTTTTGTTGCTGATCACTGCAGTGCTTCGCATTTGAGAGGAAAATGTGACCCTTGCAAAGAAGGAAAAGACTTTACTCCCCATGCGAACAGCTTGGAGGAATGCTTGCCTTGCAGACAGTGCAAAGAGGGTACCAAGCCTTATGAAGCATTATGAAACTTTaaccattttcccttttttgatATGGAAAAACCTGGTTTTCATTGAGCATATTGAACTTAAAAGTAAATTGCATTTATGGCCTGAGTATAATTTTTGCACTTGCTaacttatattttctttttagatcAGATAACGCTGAGATCCTGTACTCTGACACAGAATGCTGAATGCCAGTGCAAACAAGGGTATTTCTGTGCTGATGAGGGCTGTGAAAGATGTCAGAGAAACAGTGAAATGTAAGTTTGAGAATAAGTACTATTTTCCTTCTAGGAAATGTTAGAGCTCTGGCCCAATCTGTGCCAATAGCAAACTCATGTCATCAGGCTGTAATTAATTGCCCTGAAGCCAATGGCATTATTCATGCCATTTTGACATTTTGAATGTCAAAGCCTGTGATGTTGAGACCTAGAAAGGTGTTGATTTTTAGTGTCATTGCGCTTGTTGCTTATGGCTGTAAACTtgcatttttcatgtattcAGGTTGGTATTTCCCCAGAAACACACTTGAATGAACTCTCTGGCACCGAGTTCAAAATCTCAGGATGTAGAACTAAACTAACTGTACATGAATAATGCCTGTACTcggtgttttggttttttctccccctccacTTAGAAGCTAACACACATTAATTTTATCTGCTTTGCTGTTATTTTATCTTGTAGTCTTATCTTGGATTGTTTAAAAGTGTGCTTCTATCAAAGTTTATGCATGTTTACGCATGTTCATTCATGGTTCTAAGCTCTGTCTGAAAAATAATCAGGCCTGGAGAGAGCTATGTATTGCTCTGGAAGTGTTGGTACAACTTTGTGTTACCACCCATTTCAGGCATCCGGACGGGAAAGAGGTTGTGCCGAATTCCACTGATGCTACAGACCCAAGCTTGCCCAATCAAGGTGTAGTATACAAATCCCACTCAGCTTGGTTTTTGGGTCTGTGGCTTCAAGCTAATAACACTAGAGCAGTCTGTAAAACAGTGGTTTCAACTACTGCGTCATATTTAACAGCAGCTGCATTTTGGTCTGGGAGTTACTTGCTAGAGACAAGTTCTCAAAGGGCTTGAAAGGACAGACCACCTTGTGTTTCACTTGGTGAAAAGCTACCTGTATTGCCTGGTTCTTCAAGCTGCAAGGGTGACACACTTGAAAGTTATGGATAGTGCAAATATGTTTACTGTGCCTGGAGTAGCTTCTTCTGCCAGGAACACACACTGTCCATGCTACAGCACCCAAAGCTTGCTATCATCTTTTGCATACTTGTTTCCCCTTAAGTGTCTCTCCAGAAAACTCTGTAGGAATTGTATTGCATCTCTCTGCAAGTCCCTGTTGCCTTTGGGAGCATGTGTGCGTGATGCACAATGCAAACAAGTACTCACATGTTCACGGCAGCTGAGAGTCCCAGTGCCTTTTCCAGGACAAACTATCTGGGTTGTTGTATTAGTTCTGGGCTTacgtttttttttctctaggacAGCAAGGAATAACTTTTTGGGGGAGTGTTTCagtactaattttttttttccttactttgcagggcagggagctctCGTTTGGGTTATTCTGGTgtttctgtttggtttggttcTGCTAATTGCTGTTATTATAAAGCTGAAGTGTCATAAAGGTAACTACTTGATTATTATCCATGAAATTTGCTTTCCAGGGTTAGGCAAAGCGTGCACTAGGGGCTATCCCTGGTTCTTGTGTTGCCTTACAGGGGACCTGTTTAAGCTTTAGTTCATTTAGCGTGTGATTGAAATTAGCAAGTCCTGTGAAATGAAGAGTTTTATTTGGTAAATAAAATGCATGATTCATAATCCTTAACTATGAACTTTCTTATCTTGCTGACAGATGCCTCTGCTTCAAAGCAAGATTGTCGTAAGGTCCTTATAAAGGACTTCTCCAATCTGCTTGCCTTGTATTGGCAAAGAGGAAAAACCTGTGTGTGGATTCAGATGCATGGGGCGAAAAGTAGCAACTAATTAGATCACTAATTACTTTCACTGTGTTTGgctgtggagatttttttttctacaaattgGTACCCTTTAGTCACTTGAACCTCTTAAGTGAATGTTAGGCTGATAAGTCCTGTATGAATTTACTTTTTAGCAGAAACTGAGCTGTTTTCCCTGGAAACTTCTATTTCCACTATTGtgtattaaagtatttttgctactagtatgtttaaaataatattgaaaattattctgaattttaaatgcCAAGTTTGTTCAAATCATGTCTTACTGATTGTACTGCAGTAAAGACAATTTGTGTCTATTCTTCTGTATTGCAAATAGCCTATGAAAATGCTGAGAAACAAAAGCTGGCATAGAGGAGGTTGCAAGACTGGCTTAAAAGCCAAACTGCATCTGGTGGTCTGCATTTTACTAAGCCAGGACTCTTCTCTGTATTAAGGCACAGTGTGCTGTTGGTGGAAGATAAGGGTGAAATGTATGACAGGTCAAAGAAACTAAGTGGCTTTTAAAAGCTTTGGCTGTGTTACAAAATTTTCTATTGCATATAAGTCTTGTGTGAATTCAGCCATGTTTAAGTTGCTGCAATTCTTGTAAGTTTCTTAAACACTGATTTTGGTTTTCAGCTGCCTCAACTGGTGAAGATGCAGAGGGAGGTCTGGTAAGTATGTGATGAATCAAGTGTTTCATCTCAGTCTGATTGTTCACAGCCTCCTTGCACCTTGATACACAGCCCTCAATGTTTGTCTCATTGTAGATATCTGGTAGGATGTGTTCCTGTGATGCAATAAGTTGTGATTCATACAAGATCAGATATTAATTCACAAGTGCCTGATGCATTCAGTAGCTGCATGTGTCTGCTGCAGTTGGCCTTGTCAATACTTGGAAACACTTCAGAGCCTGTGACAAGGATGCTTTggaagtgggggaaaaaactTGGACTAGCTTCAAGTTTTTGCTTCAGACTGTCTCCACGTGATACCTTGAtccatttaatttcttctttgctgCTTCAGACGTGTATTCCACAACTGATGACAGCTATTGTTTACCTGTATGGTGGTATTCGAGCTCTCATTGCATTGTTGACTTCAAATTACTTGTTCACAAGACTTAACCACTCCTAATCCGGTAGAGTGATTGAGTCTGCCTGCCTTTGGGCTCATGACACAAGCTCCAGACCAGGACCTGACAGTCTGAATTCTTGGTCATAAGCAGTCCCAAAAGAGGAGGGGTTCTGGGCTGAGAGCATACTAGTTCCAAAGTACATCCCTACAAAAGGCTTATCCAACTGAGAGTGGCTACTGTCATATGTTCCAACTTGAAACTTGATACACCCTGGTATCCTGTAGTCAAACACTATTTCTGAACCTTACTGTTTGAATCTGAAGAAAACCTATTGCTAGTCTAGCATTCTGCAAGATAGAAATACAaaactggacaaagtaaatACAAGCTGGCTTTAGCTTCTCTAGTTAGAAGCTACATCCCTACCAGCACCACAAGGCAAAAATGAACTCAGTTTCACACAGCAAATGTTAGTCTTGATGAGGAGCTAGGGAAAATATCTAAGCTGTTCTCACAGTGTGCATGCAGCACTTCtttctccctggagcttctcttGTCCCTCACCAATGCGTTGTCCACCCAGTGTGTACATTCTTTTCTAATGTAATTAATTAGATATTTTGAGTAATTAAATGCTCAAATTATTTATGTCAAAAATACTTGAAGACTGAAGAAACAGAATTGAAAGAGCTGTTCAAAGGCTCACCCTaaactctgttttttttctttcttaaggTCCATAAGTGGCTCAAATATGTAAAACACCCcaggttttttgttgggttgaGTCTCCTCTCACGCCCTGGCCAGATTTGCAGCACTTCATCTATTTGTAGAAGCTGAtgaagaaacatgaaaaaaaacctggtCAAAATGCTGTTGCATAGGAATAGGCAAATATAATATATCTTTAATTTGAATAAAATGGTTGTAGAATGATGCAGTTACAAATTGGTGCATGGTGCCACTTGTCTCTCATGTAAGAGCTGTCACAGGCAGATGCAAAGTCTGCACTTGGAGTGCTCATGTTGCTGTAAGAGCTTATTTGCTAAGCAGAGTTACACTGATGCAGTCCTGAGACCGAGTATTTTGGCACCTACACACTTTCCCTTCCAAACAACCAGTGAATTCATACTGCTCCAATGCCCCAACAACTGCTGATACTTGAATAGCTGATGCTGGGTTTTGAAACAAAAGTGTCAGCCATGCTGTGCTCTTTCAGTCATGTGGTTTCCTATTTAAGAATTATCCTATATAAAAAGATTAATGTCTTCAATGTGTTTATACTCTTAAACAGAAAGTGTTTTCAATGAGAATGATGTACAACTGCATGTGTGGTATGTGGGGTAGTTCCCCCTCACATCCCTGCCTAGGCATTTTGGCCACATTGTGGTCTCACCTGTGGGTCACTGACCCTGTGCAAGCAGAAAGAACTCTGGCTTATACTCACAAGGATGCTGCACCTTAATAAACGCAAGTCTTGGGCAGAACAGTTACTCCTTATCCTCATTTTCTACATCTAACAAAATATTCCTAAAGCTTGCCAGCTTTAGCACTGTCATGCTGGAGGTGCTACTCTGCTTTGTCCTTGTACTGTTCATGCTGAGCAGCTGGTGCTGTGCTCCCTGGCTATGCTTGTTTAATGAACTGACGATGCAAGAAAGGAAGGGAGCCTTTCTTGCAGGCTTCCCCTCACAAAAGCTATGCAATGGACACAGGTGCTCACTGGCTTCTTTCAACTGATTGTAGTTTATCTGCTAGGAAAGCTAAtccagccacagccagcccaAGGTTGTGCACTTCCATGGAGCTGACAGGCTACTTGGCATCAGTTCTGAGCACCAGTCTTGACACAGCAATAGGCTTGAGGTCCCTGGTGCTGTTAAAGCAGCTCAGGTGCAGCAAGGCAATTTAATTCCCTCCTGTTCTAGGAGGGGTGCCTACCTTCTGTACCTagagaggaaaaagcagcaatCCACATTAGTAAGAACATCAGGAGAAGTTTCCTGTGGTGGTTGTGGAGGTAACTTGTGAGCCTTACCCTGTATGTATTCCAGTGCATGTAGAATAGCCAGGGAGATGGAGAGTCAGGCTCTGAAACCATTTGAAGTCTAATTCTGTAAAGGCTGTAACTTTTCCAGATTATCAGCTGTCCTTTTGTTTCCCTGATACCTGGTGACTTCAAGTatctccttttcttcccccagaagaaaatagcagaaaataGTGTGGTTTCTGAGCTGGGCACTGTCCTGTGTAGTAACTGGAAGTGCCATATGGCAGTGTGTTTGAGGAGGATTGCTAAGTCCTCACTGGCAGGAAAACCTGTCTAGAATTCTGCTTTTCAGCAGAATGCCCTATCTGATGTTCCAAGTGGAACTCCAGCAAATTGTAAGATACGTGTACGTGTGTGAAATTATCATTGCATTTTCTCTAATATGGGTGTCCCTTTAGCTGAGCTCTTAACTAGTCCTAGAGCTTTCAGTCAAAACAAGAGGAAACTTTGCCTTAAAGATGTAATAGGAAGTATGGGAAGTGATATcttgggggggaaaaacccTTCAATTCCCCATTTAATTTACTCTGCCTCATTCATCTCCCCAGCAGAAGCTACTCTTTTGCCATAGCAGAGAATGTTGCCTTGGAGCCAGTAGCATCTTTGTTTCGCCCTGCAATTTTCTTTACTCCAGTACTTTTCTGCTCTGAAATctgctccccttcccctttttgctgtgtgtgctgtAAAAGCAAGCTGTCAAGTAGGTAGAAAAATAATAGTGAGTGAAGCACCCTGATTTGTTGGAGTAATGGTTCAACTTTGTATTACAGGTACAAGAATTAAATGAGATAATTGTTAAAGATCTCTCTCAAA encodes:
- the LOC131584933 gene encoding tumor necrosis factor receptor superfamily member 26-like; the protein is MGAVMGAGRAVGLLLLLVMLLTMPGAQANCGETEYSHQGLCCVFCEAGTFVADHCSASHLRGKCDPCKEGKDFTPHANSLEECLPCRQCKEDQITLRSCTLTQNAECQCKQGYFCADEGCERCQRNSEMHPDGKEVVPNSTDATDPSLPNQGQGALVWVILVFLFGLVLLIAVIIKLKCHKAASTGEDAEGGLVQELNEIIVKDLSQSELSKTFDVFIKEVPPQQWKQLMKTQLQENDIDKIISKFPNNRDENPVRCFSGK